Proteins from a genomic interval of Phalacrocorax aristotelis chromosome 3, bGulAri2.1, whole genome shotgun sequence:
- the ZBTB24 gene encoding zinc finger and BTB domain-containing protein 24 isoform X1 produces MAETAPDAFEKLVVIHSKAHKDTILANFEEQRKKDFLCDITLIVENVQFRAHKALLAASSEYFSMMFVDEGEIGQSIYMLEGMVADTFGALLEFIYTGCLRASEKSTEQILATAQLLKVNDLVWACTDYQASRSPSNVLPAPANSGASVAVIASDKKNEDPPKRKRGRPRKVRNVQEEKSAANSAEDVQLRENNSMQNKQNFIKKDMAEEETVVSEQALARRDAEETEPACGSEAAVDLSAEKDENYDPKSEGIQSTQSRYSKRRIRRSIKLKDYKLIGDEDEKGLTKRTDGKRKRAGSEARCKDCGKVFKYNHFLAIHQRSHTGERPFKCSECGKGFSQKHSLQVHERMHTGERPYSCTVCSKALTTKHSLLEHMSLHTGQKAFTCDQCGKYFSQKRQLKSHYRVHTGHSLPECNQCRRKFMDTAQLKKHLRTHTGEKPFTCEICGKSFTAKSSLQTHIRIHRGEKPYSCGTCGKSFSDSSAKRRHCILHTGKKPFSCPECSLQFARLDNLKSHLKIHSKEKQFQEASAAPSTNTNSEVRNILQLQQYQLATSGGQEIQLLVTDAVHNINFMPSHNQGISIVTAENAPNMTTEQAANLTLLAQPPQQLQNLLLSAQQEQAEQIQNINMIANQIETAQPEQMHVITLSKEALEHLHAHQGQNEEIHLAGSSHPAQQVQLTPESSQRPHSSQDTVPSHQIGEEQNQVVHVSESHQQSLSVNESSHEHPIQGQAF; encoded by the exons ATGGCAGAAACGGCTCCTGATGCTTTCGAGAAACTGGTTGTCATCCACTCCAAAGCTCACAAAGATACCATTCTAGCTAATTTtgaagaacaaaggaaaaaggattttctttgtgACATTACCCTAATAGTGGAGAATGTGCAATTCAGAGCCCATAAAGCGTTGCTTGCTGCCAGCAGTGAATACTTCTCAATGATGTTTGTAGACGAGGGTGAAATAGGGCAGTCAATTTACATGTTGGAAGGAATGGTTGCAGACACCTTTGGAGCACTGCTAGAATTTATCTATACAGGTTGCCTCCGTGCCAGTGAAAAAAGCACGGAACAAATTCTGGCTACTGCGCAGCTGCTGAAAGTGAATGACTTGGTGTGGGCCTGTACAGATTATCAGGCCAGCCGTAGCCCAAGTAATGTGTTACCAGCTCCAGCAAACAGCGGAGCCTCTGTAGCCGTTATTGCAAGTGACAAGAAAAACGAAGATCCACCAAAGCGAAAACGTGGGCGGCCGAGGAAAGTCAGGAATgtccaagaagaaaaatcagctgcAAATTCTGCCGAAGATGTGCAGCTGAGAGAGAACAACTCCAtgcaaaataagcaaaattttattaaaaaagacatggcagaagaagaaacagttgTCAGCGAACAGGCTCTGGCGAGGAGAGATGCGGAAGAAACTGAACCTGCTTGTGGGTCAGAAGCTGCTGTCGATCTGTCCGCTGAGAAAGATGAGAATTACGATCCCAAATCTGAAGGAATACAGAGCACTCAGAGCCGTTATAGCAAACGTAGAATAAGGAGATCAATCAAACTAAAAGATTATAAACTTATCGGTGATGAGGATGAAAAAGGGCTCACAAAGAGAACCGACGGAAAAAGAAAACGTGCAGGTTCTGAAGCTCGCTGTAAAGACTGCGGCAAAGTATTTAAGTATAATCACTTCTTAGCTATTCATCAGCGGAGTCATACAG ggGAGCGCCCTTTTAAGTGCAGCGAGTGTGGCAAAGGCTTTTCTCAGAAGCATTCTCTTCAAGTCCATGAGCGGATGCATACTGGAGAACGGCCATACTCGTGCACCGTCTGCAGTAAGGCTCTGACAACAAAGCATTCTCTTCTGGAGCATATGAGCCTACATACAG GGCAGAAGGCTTTTACGTGCGATCAGTGTGGGAAATACTTCAGCCAAAAGAGGCAGCTCAAGAGCCACTATCGAGTACACACAG GCCATTCACTGCCGGAATGTAACCAGTGTCGTCGCAAATTCATGGACACAGCTCAGTTAAAGAAGCATCTGAGAACACATACAG gTGAGAAGCCCTTCACTTGTGAAATTTGTGGCAAATCATTTACAGCTAAAAGTTCTCTTCAGACTCACATTAGAATTCACAG aggagaaaagcCATATTCTTGTGGTACATGTGGAAAATCGTTCTCTGATTCCAGTGCTAAGAGAAGACACTGTATCTTGCACACAGGCAAAAAGCCTTTCTCCTGCCCAGAATGTAGTCTGCAGTTCGCTCGCCTGGACAACCTGAAGTCTCATTTGAAAATTCATAGCAAGGAAAAGCAGTTTCAGGAAGCCAGCGCTGCTCCAAGCACCAACACTAATTCTGAAGTGAGAAACattcttcagctgcagcagtaTCAACTTGCCACCTCTGGAGGGCAGGAAATTCAGCTGCTGGTTACAGATGCTGTACATAATATAAACTTCATGCCTAGTCATAATCAAGGCATTAGCATTGTTACTGCAGAAAATGCCCCAAATATGACAACAGAGCAGGCTGCTAACCTCACGCTGCTTGCTCAGCCACCGCAGCAGCTGCAAAACTTGTTGCTTTCAGCTCAGCAGGAGCAAGcagaacaaatccaaaatatcaATATGATCGCAAACCAAATAGAGACTGCCCAGCCTGAACAAATGCACGTCATCACTCTTTCCAAGGAAGCACTTGAGCATCTCCATGCTCATCAAGGACAAAATGAAGAAATCCACTTAGCGGGTTCTTCACATCCAGCTCAGCAAGTGCAGTTGACGCCGGAATCAAGTCAACGGCCTCACTCTAGCCAAGATACGGTTCCTTCCCATCAAATCGGTGAAGAACAGAATCAAGTTGTACATGTGTCTGAATCCCATCAGCAGTCTCTGTCAGTAAATGAGTCATCTCATGAGCATCCAATTCAAGGACAGGCTTTCTGA
- the ZBTB24 gene encoding zinc finger and BTB domain-containing protein 24 isoform X2, whose protein sequence is MAETAPDAFEKLVVIHSKAHKDTILANFEEQRKKDFLCDITLIVENVQFRAHKALLAASSEYFSMMFVDEGEIGQSIYMLEGMVADTFGALLEFIYTGCLRASEKSTEQILATAQLLKVNDLVWACTDYQASRSPSNVLPAPANSGASVAVIASDKKNEDPPKRKRGRPRKVRNVQEEKSAANSAEDVQLRENNSMQNKQNFIKKDMAEEETVVSEQALARRDAEETEPACGSEAAVDLSAEKDENYDPKSEGIQSTQSRYSKRRIRRSIKLKDYKLIGDEDEKGLTKRTDGKRKRAGSEARCKDCGKVFKYNHFLAIHQRSHTGERPFKCSECGKGFSQKHSLQVHERMHTGERPYSCTVCSKALTTKHSLLEHMSLHTGQKAFTCDQCGKYFSQKRQLKSHYRVHTGHSLPECNQCRRKFMDTAQLKKHLRTHTGEKPFTCEICGKSFTAKSSLQTHIRIHSLGPHSAGKDRGEEGVEDLCLFCIVEEKSHILVVHVENRSLIPVLREDTVSCTQAKSLSPAQNVVCSSLAWTT, encoded by the exons ATGGCAGAAACGGCTCCTGATGCTTTCGAGAAACTGGTTGTCATCCACTCCAAAGCTCACAAAGATACCATTCTAGCTAATTTtgaagaacaaaggaaaaaggattttctttgtgACATTACCCTAATAGTGGAGAATGTGCAATTCAGAGCCCATAAAGCGTTGCTTGCTGCCAGCAGTGAATACTTCTCAATGATGTTTGTAGACGAGGGTGAAATAGGGCAGTCAATTTACATGTTGGAAGGAATGGTTGCAGACACCTTTGGAGCACTGCTAGAATTTATCTATACAGGTTGCCTCCGTGCCAGTGAAAAAAGCACGGAACAAATTCTGGCTACTGCGCAGCTGCTGAAAGTGAATGACTTGGTGTGGGCCTGTACAGATTATCAGGCCAGCCGTAGCCCAAGTAATGTGTTACCAGCTCCAGCAAACAGCGGAGCCTCTGTAGCCGTTATTGCAAGTGACAAGAAAAACGAAGATCCACCAAAGCGAAAACGTGGGCGGCCGAGGAAAGTCAGGAATgtccaagaagaaaaatcagctgcAAATTCTGCCGAAGATGTGCAGCTGAGAGAGAACAACTCCAtgcaaaataagcaaaattttattaaaaaagacatggcagaagaagaaacagttgTCAGCGAACAGGCTCTGGCGAGGAGAGATGCGGAAGAAACTGAACCTGCTTGTGGGTCAGAAGCTGCTGTCGATCTGTCCGCTGAGAAAGATGAGAATTACGATCCCAAATCTGAAGGAATACAGAGCACTCAGAGCCGTTATAGCAAACGTAGAATAAGGAGATCAATCAAACTAAAAGATTATAAACTTATCGGTGATGAGGATGAAAAAGGGCTCACAAAGAGAACCGACGGAAAAAGAAAACGTGCAGGTTCTGAAGCTCGCTGTAAAGACTGCGGCAAAGTATTTAAGTATAATCACTTCTTAGCTATTCATCAGCGGAGTCATACAG ggGAGCGCCCTTTTAAGTGCAGCGAGTGTGGCAAAGGCTTTTCTCAGAAGCATTCTCTTCAAGTCCATGAGCGGATGCATACTGGAGAACGGCCATACTCGTGCACCGTCTGCAGTAAGGCTCTGACAACAAAGCATTCTCTTCTGGAGCATATGAGCCTACATACAG GGCAGAAGGCTTTTACGTGCGATCAGTGTGGGAAATACTTCAGCCAAAAGAGGCAGCTCAAGAGCCACTATCGAGTACACACAG GCCATTCACTGCCGGAATGTAACCAGTGTCGTCGCAAATTCATGGACACAGCTCAGTTAAAGAAGCATCTGAGAACACATACAG gTGAGAAGCCCTTCACTTGTGAAATTTGTGGCAAATCATTTACAGCTAAAAGTTCTCTTCAGACTCACATTAGAATTCACAG cctgggaccccaCAGTGCTGGCaaagaccgaggtgaagaaggtgttgaggacctctgccttttctgcatcgttg aggagaaaagcCATATTCTTGTGGTACATGTGGAAAATCGTTCTCTGATTCCAGTGCTAAGAGAAGACACTGTATCTTGCACACAGGCAAAAAGCCTTTCTCCTGCCCAGAATGTAGTCTGCAGTTCGCTCGCCTGGACAACCTGA
- the ZBTB24 gene encoding zinc finger and BTB domain-containing protein 24 isoform X3, protein MAETAPDAFEKLVVIHSKAHKDTILANFEEQRKKDFLCDITLIVENVQFRAHKALLAASSEYFSMMFVDEGEIGQSIYMLEGMVADTFGALLEFIYTGCLRASEKSTEQILATAQLLKVNDLVWACTDYQASRSPSNVLPAPANSGASVAVIASDKKNEDPPKRKRGRPRKVRNVQEEKSAANSAEDVQLRENNSMQNKQNFIKKDMAEEETVVSEQALARRDAEETEPACGSEAAVDLSAEKDENYDPKSEGIQSTQSRYSKRRIRRSIKLKDYKLIGDEDEKGLTKRTDGKRKRAGSEARCKDCGKVFKYNHFLAIHQRSHTGERPFKCSECGKGFSQKHSLQVHERMHTGERPYSCTVCSKALTTKHSLLEHMSLHTGQKAFTCDQCGKYFSQKRQLKSHYRVHTGHSLPECNQCRRKFMDTAQLKKHLRTHTEEKSHILVVHVENRSLIPVLREDTVSCTQAKSLSPAQNVVCSSLAWTT, encoded by the exons ATGGCAGAAACGGCTCCTGATGCTTTCGAGAAACTGGTTGTCATCCACTCCAAAGCTCACAAAGATACCATTCTAGCTAATTTtgaagaacaaaggaaaaaggattttctttgtgACATTACCCTAATAGTGGAGAATGTGCAATTCAGAGCCCATAAAGCGTTGCTTGCTGCCAGCAGTGAATACTTCTCAATGATGTTTGTAGACGAGGGTGAAATAGGGCAGTCAATTTACATGTTGGAAGGAATGGTTGCAGACACCTTTGGAGCACTGCTAGAATTTATCTATACAGGTTGCCTCCGTGCCAGTGAAAAAAGCACGGAACAAATTCTGGCTACTGCGCAGCTGCTGAAAGTGAATGACTTGGTGTGGGCCTGTACAGATTATCAGGCCAGCCGTAGCCCAAGTAATGTGTTACCAGCTCCAGCAAACAGCGGAGCCTCTGTAGCCGTTATTGCAAGTGACAAGAAAAACGAAGATCCACCAAAGCGAAAACGTGGGCGGCCGAGGAAAGTCAGGAATgtccaagaagaaaaatcagctgcAAATTCTGCCGAAGATGTGCAGCTGAGAGAGAACAACTCCAtgcaaaataagcaaaattttattaaaaaagacatggcagaagaagaaacagttgTCAGCGAACAGGCTCTGGCGAGGAGAGATGCGGAAGAAACTGAACCTGCTTGTGGGTCAGAAGCTGCTGTCGATCTGTCCGCTGAGAAAGATGAGAATTACGATCCCAAATCTGAAGGAATACAGAGCACTCAGAGCCGTTATAGCAAACGTAGAATAAGGAGATCAATCAAACTAAAAGATTATAAACTTATCGGTGATGAGGATGAAAAAGGGCTCACAAAGAGAACCGACGGAAAAAGAAAACGTGCAGGTTCTGAAGCTCGCTGTAAAGACTGCGGCAAAGTATTTAAGTATAATCACTTCTTAGCTATTCATCAGCGGAGTCATACAG ggGAGCGCCCTTTTAAGTGCAGCGAGTGTGGCAAAGGCTTTTCTCAGAAGCATTCTCTTCAAGTCCATGAGCGGATGCATACTGGAGAACGGCCATACTCGTGCACCGTCTGCAGTAAGGCTCTGACAACAAAGCATTCTCTTCTGGAGCATATGAGCCTACATACAG GGCAGAAGGCTTTTACGTGCGATCAGTGTGGGAAATACTTCAGCCAAAAGAGGCAGCTCAAGAGCCACTATCGAGTACACACAG GCCATTCACTGCCGGAATGTAACCAGTGTCGTCGCAAATTCATGGACACAGCTCAGTTAAAGAAGCATCTGAGAACACATACAG aggagaaaagcCATATTCTTGTGGTACATGTGGAAAATCGTTCTCTGATTCCAGTGCTAAGAGAAGACACTGTATCTTGCACACAGGCAAAAAGCCTTTCTCCTGCCCAGAATGTAGTCTGCAGTTCGCTCGCCTGGACAACCTGA